A region of the Quercus lobata isolate SW786 unplaced genomic scaffold, ValleyOak3.0 Primary Assembly Scq3eQI_1902, whole genome shotgun sequence genome:
agctctctttttctttccactCACTGCTCTCTTCCTCACTGTGtatctctcacaattttctcttgctctctatatttttctcttctcttttgcttGCTTTCACTCACGCAGTTCTTCAAAAACTACACCAGTCCTTACAGTCGGGGACTTCTCTCCACACCTCTACACCTAATGGCCGATTGGcctcatttatttattcttcagcttttcttcttttcttctgtAGCTTGTAggacacgcacaagacaattgATACATCCTTCATAAATATGGCTTGACTTTTGCACATAAAAGCTAACTTCAACTGGCCGAATGGcctttgcttctttcttctcttcattttcttttccttcatcgTGTCGAACACGCTTTGCTTCACTTCTCATTAAGAGAAGTGAGGCTTCTCACAAGTCTTGGAAGACAAGAGTGACATGCTCATTAAATGAGCTCTTGACAAGTCATGTGGGCTAGACTTGTGGGTGTTGGCACCCAACAATATGGTGAGGCTAGAGGAGGTTGGTGCACTAGAATTATAAGAGGTACTCATGGGTGTGAGATGTGGAAGAGCATTATTGAAGGAGCAGTGAAGTTCTTTGGACAGATAGTGTATAATGTAGGGGAGGGCCATCGTATTAGTTTTTGGCATGATCCATGGAGCAGGCATACTCCTCTAAATTagcattttcttgatttgtttgCTTGTTCTCTATCTAAAGAAGCTTGGATTTCTAACTTGGTTGTTTCTACTTCATAAGGGGGAAGTAGGAGCTGGAATTTAGAATTCTGTCTATATTTTCAGGATTGGGAGctggaaaatgttttttctttttttcaagtttctttATTCCTCTATGCCGAGGGGTGAGGGGGATGATAATCTGACTTGGAAGTTGACTAACACTAGTGTATTTGATGTGCGCTCTTACTATAAGTTGTTGTCTGGTCCTCTCACTGAAGTATTTCCTTGGGAGTGTATTTGGTGTGCAAAGGTGCCTAGATGGGTGTCCTTTTTATGGACAACAGCTAGGGATGGGATTCACTATTGATAATCTAGTTAAGAGTGGTCAGTCCTTGGTTAATAGGTGTTGTTTATGTTGTGATGGGGAATCTGTGGATCATCTTCTAATCTACTGTAAGTTTTCTCATGCTTTATGGAGTGCAGTTTTTGAGGTGTTTGGAGTAATGCCGAAGATAGTTAGCTCTCTTCTCTTTGCTTGGAGAAATTGGTTTGGTAAGCACCTATCAACCGTATGGAATATGGGCATGGCCTGTTTAATGTGGTTAGTTTGGAAGGAATGTAATACATGCATCTTTGAAGACAAGGAGAGACCCTTGGACCTCttaaaatctcttctttttggaactttgtttcaatgggcTTGTATTTGGGGTTTTACGAATTGTAGTTCAATTTCTGAATTCTTGCAATCTGTTAGCTTAAGTTATTGAACTTGTTGTATTTGTTTCCTGTTTAGAATTTTCACCATTGTGAACATGTTCagttttttgaataaaagttttattacctctctctctatatatataggATTCATAGATCTACTATTTTATGTATCAAAAATACTTTTGTTCACATTATATATCTAagacctattattttatatgttcaAAAACGTTTTTCCAtatatctaatatatattttaatgataCACAAACCAGATCTgatattttctcattaaaaatgctttatatatatatatatatataatgtgtaCAAAAGCATTTTTGATACATAAGATGGTAGATCTATGAATCCAACCAAAAGAATACTCCTAGATCTAAGACTACATCATGGCATATTGAATTTAAGGCATGTGATTTAGATCTAACAATTAAAGCACATCATGGCATATTGAATTTAAGGCATGTGATTTAGATCTAACAATTAAATCATGTGAACAATTCAATGAAAGTAATATACCTGCATAGAGGATGAAAGCAATAGGAATTCTCTTAGAAACACGAGATTTGGGAAATGGTGTGGATTGATAGAGTAGCATTCTTTGGAAAATGGTGTGGCAATCGAAGATTCCTTCTAGAGTAGCATTCTTTTCTTGGACTGCCACTCTAGATAAGATTCTAACTACAGATAATCTTTGGAATAGGCATATTGCAATGCTTgattggtgctatatgtgtaaaAGGTGTGGGGAATTAGTGGactatcttcttcttcactgCCCAATAGCATATGAGTTGTGGCCTATAGTATTCTATTTGTTCGGTATCCATTGGGTTATGCCATATAAAGTTATTAAGCTATTGGCTTCATGGCAGGGCAAGTTTGGAAGACATAGAAATTAGATTTCTAGAGGTTTGTACCACATTGTCTGTTTTGGTGTTTATGGTGGGAATGGAATGCTAGATACTTTGAGGACTTAGAACAGTCGATCCTTGATATAAAGTCCTTTTTCTTCCATACTCTCCTTGAATGGAGCTTAGTTTTAGCTTCATGCACTTCTTTGTCCTTCCCTGTTCTTTTTTATCATTGTAATTTGGGTTACTAATTTCTGCCACTGTAGTACATCTAGTGTACTTGGGTTGGCTattctttaataaaaagttcttatgttatttatcaaaaaaaaaaaaaagaaaaaaaaaagaaaaggcgcCCCAGCCTTGATAATGTGCCactttaagatatatatatatatatatatatattttttttgagaaatttccACTTTAAGAATTAAAACTTAATATAGTGGCCAAAATACATTGATGGTTGCTAAATTTTATTTACAGAGTGCTTTCAGTTCCAAAAGTTTCAAGGGAACGCTATTGATCtctgagatttaaaaaaataggcGTTATTGGTCCCTTTGTTTGTtagcttccctttttttttttttttttttttttttttttttttttttttggcttatgtGTTTAATTgatgttgtaatttttttattattattaaacatAAACAGACCGGAGCAACTCATTCTTATTACCCACCCAATCAAACCCACTTTTACTTGGTAATTTCCCTGCATTTTCTTGGAAACCAAACACATGATTTTGAATGTCTCTGTTATTTGCtcatcaatttaaaaattacatggTTTATTGTAccatttgtgatttgtgactctatttttggttttgcttgTAACAATGTTTTGAGCATTTAGATCTGATGCTTAAGCTTTGTTTTTTCTGGCAACAGTTTTCTACGGATAAGCTCATTATctaccttaaaatttttattcttgaaaAGTTCTTCTAGTAAAAGATCTGTTGTCCTCAACAACCACTCTtcattgctttattttattttattttttaaaaatctattttatagtttattttccatttttgaaACCTTTgcttttgtcaaaatttgttcATCAATCTTCTTGTTGGATTTTATTCTGTGCACTTAATCCTAAGGATTTCTGGGTCTGCTCTTGCTGTAAGGATTTCATTCTCTGCCCAGTTGTCTTTGCAGCTAATGGAAGGCCAGCACATTTTGGGAATGAATCAACATGATTAAACACAAATTTGGATTAGGTAGAACAAATAAAATGGGTTTGGGTCTATTTATGATTTGAgcaaatttttagtaaaaaaaaaaatgctgccACATCATTAAGAAAATGCTATGTCACTGTTCTGTTAGGCACATAGACAAGAAAAGTAACAGAAGTTAACAAAGGATCTAATATcgcttattttttaaacttcaagCACCAATAGTACTCATTTGAAACTTTAAGGACCAAAAACACTCAGCAGGTAAACTTTTAAGAAGCAACCGTGTATTTCAGCCTAATGTAATTTACAAAGTATTATTATAACACTCCCTTTGTCTCAAATTGTttagatttggaaatttgtacCTATTTATGTAAGAGACAATGCATTAAATAATGTTCCTATAAGAGGTTGATTTTCTAAATTGGACTAACAATATGGGACAGAGGGATTAGTATGTTTAGTGGAGCGGAGTTGTCTATTATTGagtaaaattcattgttttgagaaaatttttaagtgttttgtGCTGGACACCATTTCCATGATGTCTTCTGTGAATTAAtatccattttctttctttgtgatTGTAATTCTTTACTAGATCTTTCCCTAcacatccattttttttattttttccccttttctctctcttttggatGAATAAGTAATGTTATTGATTTAACACACAAAGTAACAAAACACCAATCCTCAGTAGACTCCTACTGCACATACATCACAATGACCGCACCATCCTTAACTACAATCCATGCCCTGTTCTAATTTCTCTCTTGGATATTTGGGATTGTTCTCTAATGATTCCCAGCACCGACAAACACTGAAGAACTTGAAGGTTACTTTGGGTGTGATGCTTTTAGTCTCATCTCATGAAATTGGACAATTGGAGTGGGAGTAGGTAGACAGAAGAGAGGGGTTTTAGATCTAGGGTCACATAATAGGATCCTGCTGACAAAATCCATGTGTCATACTTTTTATGAAAgattcttttccaaaaatggtATATACACCCAGATATACACACGTATATCTATATATACCTGCATGTGTGTACTTATATacgtatttttttgaaaaaggtgttGGTTTGACAAAATAcatgtattttttgaaaagcatGGGTATATACACGCATACGTATATTCCTATATACACCAATACACATGGGGTGTAGCTCTTTAGTGTGTGAATTGGATGCTGAATTTCCTGGGAAATGAGAAATATAGAGTGAGGATGAAGGCTGGAACAGCAAGAAATTCGTGACAGAATTCTCTCTAGTTTTGTCAGTTTCGTATGACCAAGAGAGAGAGTCGAGAGGGATGAAGTTGTTATCCAACTGAAATACATTGAATTTCATATGACTGAAATTCTGCAAATGCCAACTATTTTCTGCACTTGACCTCACTAACTCAATACAAATTTAAACCCACAACGATACATGAATACAATGTAAAATTGAAATCGAAATTCAAATACATCCAAATTTGGCAACACACCAAGGGTCCTAACATattgaattagaaaaaaaagtGTGGTGTTCTGAATCCTCATTACTAATGGAGCTAGTTTGAAGCAAGTTTCCTAGCCAGTATAGCGcaggtatttttgtaatttggaAGGATTACCACcaaaattgtaatttcattatttttgcgGTCTTGGAGATCGGGAGAAAGAAACTGCCCTAATAGTAATTCTTGAAGCTCATTAGTCTGGTGATGGAGTCATACAAGATTAATATGCTATTACTTTGCAAATTTGCCTattcaagaattattttattaggtcCTCGTGAAGTCCTATTGAAGTGAAATTCATGCCCTTTTAATGGTCTATGTATGAGTCTTTTAGggttaaaacaatttttaatttgggtttttattttattagttatgttCAGTTTTATTTTACTTCGGGTCCAAGTTAGTATTTATTAGTAGTCCTAATACTAGTAGGAATCCTATTACTACTAGTACAAGGAAgagtctttatatatattgtggtcAGTGTattcaaagaaaatagaatgggttgattaataaaattgagtGTTTTGAGCAATAGGCTCATTGgcctttgttctttctttttctctcttctctttgttttctcttctttctttctagtGTTACTGCTCACGGTTGTTGTTCACACAGCCCCTAAACAGCCCTAACTtttctctacttcttcttctttcctaaCCCTTAACCCACCACAACTAAAAGTAGATAAATCCCTAATTTGTTCTACATCACCTGGGCAAAGATGAAGTTTCTCAATTGGTTTCCTTTATCCTGTTGCGTATTTCTGCAAATCAATGGCATTACACTATTGGGATTCTTCAAATAATCTAGAGCACATATAGGATACTGCCGTGCTAAAACCTATGCCTTACAACATCTTTCACAACCCCTCGcatcatttttttccccttttcctgTTTCCCAACTTTTGGCTTGATTTGatttgtataatatattttgattgCATATCGATTCTAAGGAGTATAACTAACAACTATGAATCAAcataatttatctttttctcGTTATGGCTATTTATACTCACCACTTTATTATTGTTTACTCTCCTTGCAGGCATGAGGCAGAATTTATCCAACATATTGTTCAAACGATATTGGACAAGTTGCATTCCATTCCCGTATTCTCGAATGAGCTCCTAGTTGGAATAGATTCTCGTGTGGGGGAAATAATTTCAAACCTTCAGATAGAGTTGCCTGATGTTCGCATGATAGGGATATGTGGGACGAGTGGTATTGGTAAGACAACCATTGCAAGAGTAGTTTATAACAGGTTGTCTAATCAATTTGAAGGTAGTAGTTTTCTTGCTGATGTTAGAGTAGTCGCTAAAGAAGTAAGTGGTTTAATTAGTTTGCAAGAAAGACTTCTTTCTGACATCTTAACTGAAAGTGATACAAGAATATCTGATGTTCTGAAAGGAGCTGATCTGATCAGTGATGGGCTGCGTACAAAAAGGATACTTCTggttcttgatgatgtggatcAACCAGAGCAGTTAGAATTATTAGCTGGGAAGCCTAGTTGCGTTGGTCCAGGCAGTAGAATTATCATTACAACAACAGATCAAGATTTGCTGGTTGGACATAATGTTGATCAAATCTGTAAGTCCAAGGAATTAACTAATGAAGAGGCCTTTTCACTTTTCAACTCCAAGTGTTTTAAAGAGAAGCATCCTCCCATAGAGTATATGGAATTGTCcaatcattttattaattatgcCGCTGGCGTTCCTTTAGCTATTAATGTTTTGGGTTCTTTTCTATTCAAAAGAACCACCCAAGAATGGAGAGTAGCATTGGAGAAGGTTAAATTACATCGTACGGgagaaatttataattttcttaaaataagttTCGACGGACTAGGGAAAATGGAGAGGGAAATATTCCTACACATCGCATGTTTTCTTAAAGGGGAGGACAAAGATCGTGTAATGAAAATATTACAGTGTCTTGGCTATTCAGATGTTGAATTGAAGATTCTCATTGGTAAATCTTTCTTAACAATTTCTTCAAACAACCGATTGTGGATGCATAATTCACTACAACAAATGGCTTGGGAAATAGTTCGCCAAGAGTGTGTCAAAGAACCTGGGAAACGTAGTAGACTATGGTTGCATGAGGACATCAATGATGTGCTCACAAAAAATACGGTAAGAGAATGTAGAAATCTATAAATTAAGCATACACTAGTAtattattgaagaaaaatatacatTTGAGTAATTCTTGTAGTCTTGTATTGCGCAATTCACCAATCCCATTTATCTTCATTATCAGGGAACAGAAGCTATTCAAGGCATAGTCTTGAACTTGCCTGTAAAAAAAGAGGCACATTGGAACCCAGAAGCCTTTTCAAAGATGCATAATCTTAGATTGCTCATAATTGGTAACGTGCAACTTCCTTGTGGGCTCACACATTTTCCTAGTGCGTTAAGATTTGTCAAATGGAGTGGGTATCCATTAAAATCATTGCCATCAAATTTCCAACCAAAAGAGCTAGTTGAACTTAACATGTGTAACAGCAAAATTGAGCTGCTTTGGGAGGGAGTAAAGGTAATGTCATTATATCAACAGCTCtatattatcatttaattaaaaataaattgtggtTAATGGAAACTaatcatttcacttttttttttttaaacagtaTTTAAACAAGTTAAAATTCATCACACTCCGTCATTCCCAAAATCTTTTGAGGACCCCAGACTTCACGGAGGTTCCAAATCTGGAGATAATAGATCTTGAAGGTTGTACAAATTTGATTGAGCTACACTCATCTATTGGTGTACTTAAAaggcttattttattgaatctGAAAGATTGTAGATGTCTCACAAGTCTTCCGTGCAAGATTGGAATGGATTCTCTTGAAATTCTTATTCTCTCTGGCTGCTGCAGAGTCCAGAACATTCCAGAATTTGCGGACAATATGCTAGAGTTACGGGAGCTTTTTTTAGATGGGACTGCAATTCAAAAGCTACCCTCgtcaattaaaaatttgactGGTCTTACTTTATTGAATCTGAGCCAATGCAAAAGTCTTGTGTGTCTTCCAGGTGCCATTCTTAAATTGGAATTTCTAAGAGAATTCACTGTTTTCGGATGTTCAAAACTGGCAAAATTTGAAGATCACGAGATTGCACCCACTCATGAACCTCAAATTGAGCCAAATGAGTGCCCTACTTCACTAGCTGTCTCTATATTGGGCGCATATAAAGGACCTGTGATCTCACCAATTTCTCCTGAAAAACAGGAGTTGTTATCTGTGCATGGAACAGAAGTAATGGAGAAAGAAGGGAGGATGCCCATTCTTGAAACAGAAATTGAGACCGTCTCTTCTCAACCTAAATTGACAAAGCATGTTGGGGAACCAATTCAGCCCCTTACTCCATTAGCAGTCTCAACTTCAGATACAAGCAAACAAGCTGCAGTTGAACCAGTGTCAGTGACGGTGCTGCCTTCAGGAAAGGATGGAAGTCaacctattaaaaaagaagatattgaGATTGCTCATCCAACTGATGGTCAGCAGTTTCTTGAAGTAAGCACATGTCCCAAGAGTTCTATTGAGCGCACTTTGTTGAGGATCTTGAGATACATTAATGATGCTACAGCCCAAAGAATTGGTGTTCATGGAAGTGGCGGGATTGGCAAGACTAGTGTACTGAAAGCCTTGATCAATCACTTCAAAACAAAAGACTTGTTTGATGTGGTTATTTGGGTGACTGTCTCAAGATATTGGAGCACCAGAAAGATTCAAGATGAGGTTTTACGACAATTGCCTCCAGAAGACTTAAAAACTGATTTGGAAATTGGAGAAAATTTGTTTAAAGCTTTAAAGAGCCGACGATTTTTGTTGCTTCTGGATGACGTTTGGGAGCAGATTAACCTAGATGCAGTTGGTATTCCTAATCCTACTCTAGAAAATGGCAGCAGGATAATACTTGCAACAAGATCCCCTGATGTGTGTCACATCATGCTTGCTGATAAAGAGGTTCAAGTGGAGAGACTCCTACCAGAAGAAGCTTGGGAATTGTTTCAGGAACTAGTAGGTAGCATCATTGACAGTCCAAATATCCGGCCATATGCCCAAGATATAGTTCAAAGGTGTGGTGGTTTGCCATTGTTGATAATTGTTACTGGAAGGGCACTGGCCAAGGAGAATGATGCTTTATGCTGGATGCATGCAGCAAGGGAATTTTCACGGTGCAGTGCACATAGGATATATGGTTTTGAATCTATTTTCCAACAGCTGAAATTCAGTTATGACAGATTGGAGGGTCCTGACTTAAAGAGTTGCCTCCTTTATTGTGCCTTGTTTCCAGAAGATCGGGAGGTCAGCATATTTGAATTGGTAGAGTACTGGATCGAAGAAGGTTTGATCAGTGGAAACTGTACAGATGCATATAAGAGGGGGTATGATATAGTTGGCATTCTTGTAGGAGCCTCTCTTTTGCAGAGCTCGGAATGTGGTCTTTCTATCAAAATGCATGATTTGATTTGGGATTTAGCATCAGTGATCTTGTCATTAGAAGCAGAAGGTTGTCAGTTTCTGCTTAGAAGTTGTTCCAGAATGACAAAGCAAACAGACATGGGAGATAGCTCGTCATACAGATTACTTGAAAGTTTTCAAAGCAATAAACAGTCAATTCTTCATGGTCATCAGTTCTTAGTAAGGGCTGGTGCAGGTCTAACTGAGCCACCTTTAAAGGAtgaatgggaagaagccaagATGATATTTTTGATGGACAATGAGTTATCCAATCTACCAGAGAGACCAAGTTGCCCAAAACTTTTGGCATTGTTCCTCCAAAGAAATCATCAGCTTAGAGTGATACCTTCTTCGTTTTTTGATTTAATGCCTTCTCTTACAATTTTGAACCTATCCAAGACAAGGATCAAATCCCTGCCAAAGTCACTTTTTAAGCTTATGAGCCTTGAGGCACTTATTCTACGCAATTGTGAACGTCTGGCTCAGCTTCCATCTGAGGTTGGATCTTTGGGACGACTTGAGGTGCTCGATCTCCAAGGAACAGAAATTGAGAAATTACCAGATGAGATTTCTGAGCTGGCTTCTCTGAGGCACTTAAAAGTATCATTTTATGGATCTGTCAACCAGAGTGAATGTGTTAGGCTGCCTCATGAATTGGTTCCACATGGAATAATATCAAGTCTCAGTGAATTGGAAACTCTGAGTATTGATGTGTACCCCGGAGATAAAAGGTGGGAGAAGAATGTGGATTCTATCTTAAATGAGATGGGTAACTTGACAAACTTGATTACTTTTTGTTGCTATTTCCCAGACGTAAAGTTTCTTGAACGTTTTCTTGAAAAAAGCCTACCATGGAAAATTCAAGGTTTAACTGATTTCAAATTTGTAGTTGGCTATGATGTTAAACGCTTCGCATATCAGGTTGGGGACAATCTGGAGATTGAATATGTCCAATGGGGTCAGTGCTTGAGATTTGTAAATGGTGAGGAGATACCAGATGCAGTTCTGGAAGTATTAACTTGTTCCACTGCATTCTTTCTAGATCATCATATCAAAGTCTGCAGCCTATCAGAGTTCAGAATCAGTAATCTCAATGGATTGAGATTATGCGTGGTGAGGGATTGTCCCAAGATTGAATCAGTAATTGCTGGCAAGGAACTAGTTATATTTCCAATTCTGGAGCAACTAAGTATTTATTATCTGTCAAACCTGGGGAGGCTTTGGGAAGGAATGATACCACAGGGAAGCTTTGATAGGCTAAGAAAATTGACAGTGCATACATGCCCCAAATTGCAATTTGTTTTTGCAAGCTCAATGCTCCAGTTTTTCTCTAAATTAGAAGAGTTGAGAGTCGAACATTGTCCAGGAATTACAGAGATCATATTTCAGGATCAGGTGGTTGATTCTGGTAGTGGTACACTCCCTAGattgaaaacattaaaacttCAC
Encoded here:
- the LOC115972902 gene encoding TMV resistance protein N-like, which encodes MTSNSGEMDDQGDNDVEEGYDVILGAEGLRMLGIIERDFSKLLEIPKWHEAEFIQHIVQTILDKLHSIPVFSNELLVGIDSRVGEIISNLQIELPDVRMIGICGTSGIGKTTIARVVYNRLSNQFEGSSFLADVRVVAKEVSGLISLQERLLSDILTESDTRISDVLKGADLISDGLRTKRILLVLDDVDQPEQLELLAGKPSCVGPGSRIIITTTDQDLLVGHNVDQICKSKELTNEEAFSLFNSKCFKEKHPPIEYMELSNHFINYAAGVPLAINVLGSFLFKRTTQEWRVALEKVKLHRTGEIYNFLKISFDGLGKMEREIFLHIACFLKGEDKD
- the LOC115972892 gene encoding disease resistance protein At4g27190-like encodes the protein MKILQCLGYSDVELKILIGKSFLTISSNNRLWMHNSLQQMAWEIVRQECVKEPGKRSRLWLHEDINDVLTKNTGTEAIQGIVLNLPVKKEAHWNPEAFSKMHNLRLLIIGNVQLPCGLTHFPSALRFVKWSGYPLKSLPSNFQPKELVELNMCNSKIELLWEGVKYLNKLKFITLRHSQNLLRTPDFTEVPNLEIIDLEGCTNLIELHSSIGVLKRLILLNLKDCRCLTSLPCKIGMDSLEILILSGCCRVQNIPEFADNMLELRELFLDGTAIQKLPSSIKNLTGLTLLNLSQCKSLVCLPGAILKLEFLREFTVFGCSKLAKFEDHEIAPTHEPQIEPNECPTSLAVSILGAYKGPVISPISPEKQELLSVHGTEVMEKEGRMPILETEIETVSSQPKLTKHVGEPIQPLTPLAVSTSDTSKQAAVEPVSVTVLPSGKDGSQPIKKEDIEIAHPTDGQQFLEVSTCPKSSIERTLLRILRYINDATAQRIGVHGSGGIGKTSVLKALINHFKTKDLFDVVIWVTVSRYWSTRKIQDEVLRQLPPEDLKTDLEIGENLFKALKSRRFLLLLDDVWEQINLDAVGIPNPTLENGSRIILATRSPDVCHIMLADKEVQVERLLPEEAWELFQELVGSIIDSPNIRPYAQDIVQRCGGLPLLIIVTGRALAKENDALCWMHAAREFSRCSAHRIYGFESIFQQLKFSYDRLEGPDLKSCLLYCALFPEDREVSIFELVEYWIEEGLISGNCTDAYKRGYDIVGILVGASLLQSSECGLSIKMHDLIWDLASVILSLEAEGCQFLLRSCSRMTKQTDMGDSSSYRLLESFQSNKQSILHGHQFLVRAGAGLTEPPLKDEWEEAKMIFLMDNELSNLPERPSCPKLLALFLQRNHQLRVIPSSFFDLMPSLTILNLSKTRIKSLPKSLFKLMSLEALILRNCERLAQLPSEVGSLGRLEVLDLQGTEIEKLPDEISELASLRHLKVSFYGSVNQSECVRLPHELVPHGIISSLSELETLSIDVYPGDKRWEKNVDSILNEMGNLTNLITFCCYFPDVKFLERFLEKSLPWKIQGLTDFKFVVGYDVKRFAYQVGDNLEIEYVQWGQCLRFVNGEEIPDAVLEVLTCSTAFFLDHHIKVCSLSEFRISNLNGLRLCVVRDCPKIESVIAGKELVIFPILEQLSIYYLSNLGRLWEGMIPQGSFDRLRKLTVHTCPKLQFVFASSMLQFFSKLEELRVEHCPGITEIIFQDQVVDSGSGTLPRLKTLKLHYLPELVTIMQGTWPPLENISFYNCPMLKKLVIDSNTSHSIKEIKAENHWWEKLEWQDTSIRSCLHAHFIPISDYNL